A single region of the Deltaproteobacteria bacterium genome encodes:
- a CDS encoding histidinol-phosphate transaminase encodes MLTPVPALRALRAYEAPRSEYPIDLKLDGNEGPPPPAAMLRLLSEAPPEILRGYPRAAALEAALAEAWGLPAGGALITAGGDEALDRLCRAYLAPGREVILPEPAFEMSRHYALLAGATLVSPSWTEAGYPAAEARERIGEATALVVVTSPNNPTGGVIDRAGLEGLLEAAAARDALLLLDAAYAEFADEDLTALALSRPGGLVLRTFSKAWGLAGLRVGCLLGAPEVLAPLRAAGGPFPVSGLSLWLVEQLLASPAQRELRERFIARVREERARLEEALRSLGARPWPSQGNFVLARVRDAGGLREALARQGIAVRAFPGRASLEDAVRIALPGDEAAFERLLSSLSICQEVIA; translated from the coding sequence ATGCTGACCCCCGTCCCTGCCCTGCGCGCGCTGCGAGCCTACGAGGCCCCCCGCAGCGAGTACCCCATCGACCTGAAGCTCGACGGCAACGAGGGGCCGCCGCCCCCGGCGGCGATGCTGCGGCTGCTCTCCGAGGCCCCGCCCGAGATCCTGCGGGGCTACCCCCGGGCCGCCGCCCTCGAGGCCGCCCTGGCCGAGGCCTGGGGGCTGCCGGCCGGCGGCGCCCTGATCACCGCCGGGGGTGACGAGGCCCTCGACCGCCTCTGCCGCGCCTACCTCGCCCCGGGGCGCGAGGTGATCCTCCCCGAGCCCGCCTTCGAGATGAGCCGCCACTACGCCCTCCTCGCCGGCGCCACCCTGGTCTCCCCCTCCTGGACCGAGGCCGGCTACCCGGCGGCGGAGGCGCGCGAGCGGATCGGAGAGGCCACCGCCCTCGTCGTCGTCACCAGCCCCAACAACCCCACCGGCGGCGTGATCGACCGGGCGGGGCTCGAGGGCCTCCTCGAGGCCGCCGCCGCGCGCGACGCGCTGCTGCTCCTCGACGCGGCCTACGCCGAGTTCGCCGACGAGGACCTGACGGCCCTGGCGCTCTCGCGGCCCGGCGGCCTCGTCCTGCGGACCTTCTCCAAGGCCTGGGGTCTGGCGGGGCTGCGGGTGGGCTGCCTCCTCGGCGCGCCCGAGGTCCTCGCGCCCCTCCGGGCCGCCGGCGGCCCCTTCCCCGTCTCGGGGCTCTCCCTCTGGCTGGTCGAGCAGCTCCTCGCCTCGCCGGCCCAGCGCGAGCTCCGCGAGCGCTTCATCGCCCGGGTCCGGGAGGAGCGGGCGCGCCTCGAGGAGGCCCTGCGGAGCCTCGGCGCCCGGCCCTGGCCCTCCCAGGGGAACTTCGTCCTCGCCCGGGTGCGGGACGCCGGCGGGCTGCGCGAGGCGCTCGCCCGTCAGGGCATCGCGGTGCGGGCCTTCCCCGGCCGCGCGAGCCTGGAGGACGCCGTCCGCATCGCCCTGCCCGGAGACGAGGCCGCCTTCGAGCGCCTCCTCTCCTCCCTCTCGATCTGTCAGGAGGTGATCGCATGA
- the hisB gene encoding imidazoleglycerol-phosphate dehydratase HisB produces the protein MSRQVTLKRETRETRIELSLELDGRGESTLETGLPFLDHMLEALARHARLDLRLTCEGDLEVDDHHTVEDCALVLGAALDQALGERRGITRFGSAYAPLDESLARAVVDLSGRPFAFVELGLRRERLGTVACENLTHFFISLATAARLTLHLELLRGENDHHRAEAAFKALALALRQALALEGEGDAVPSTKGVL, from the coding sequence ATGAGCCGCCAGGTGACCCTGAAGCGCGAGACCCGCGAGACCCGCATCGAGCTCTCCCTCGAGCTCGACGGCCGGGGCGAGAGCACCCTGGAGACGGGCCTGCCCTTCCTCGATCACATGCTCGAGGCCCTCGCCCGTCACGCCCGCCTCGACCTGCGCCTCACCTGCGAGGGAGACCTCGAGGTGGACGATCACCACACGGTCGAGGACTGCGCGCTGGTCCTCGGCGCGGCCCTGGATCAGGCGCTGGGGGAGCGGCGGGGCATCACCCGCTTCGGCTCGGCCTACGCGCCCCTCGACGAGTCCCTCGCCCGGGCGGTCGTCGATCTCTCCGGGCGCCCCTTCGCCTTCGTGGAGCTGGGCCTCCGCCGCGAGCGGCTGGGCACCGTGGCCTGCGAGAACCTGACGCACTTCTTCATCAGCCTCGCCACCGCGGCGCGGCTCACCCTCCACCTCGAGCTCCTCCGGGGGGAGAACGACCACCACCGCGCCGAGGCGGCCTTCAAGGCCCTGGCCCTGGCCCTGCGCCAGGCCCTCGCCCTCGAGGGCGAGGGGGACGCGGTCCCGAGCACCAAGGGGGTGCTGTGA
- the hisH gene encoding imidazole glycerol phosphate synthase subunit HisH, with the protein MSERALVLPTGLANTASVCAALRRAGATPEICDDPGRLAAAERLVLPGVGTFGAAMARLEELGVVELLRERLRAGRPTLGICLGLQLLAEGSEESPGVEGLGLLPLEVGGFPAGLRSPQMGWNAVGEGEAYFANSYRLAEVPAGWEVAWAWHGGPFVAALERGAVLACQFHPELSGAFGQGLLERWLAGQPALAPSSGPREARLRRRIIPCLDTRDGRVVKGVRFQGLRDLGDPVELVSEYQRQGADEIVLLDVSATPEGRGHALETVRAVREVLSLPLSVGGGVRTPEDAAALLGAGADKVGVNSAAVERPELIGELSRRFGRQCTVLSLDAARSGEGWEVVVRSGTVRTGKDALAWAVEGVERGAGEILLTSWDRDGTRSGYDTELLREVSRRVSVPVIASGGASGPEHLAEALDAGAEAVLAASIFHEGSYTVPDLKRALAGAAGRWELRS; encoded by the coding sequence ATGAGCGAGCGAGCGCTGGTGCTCCCCACCGGGCTGGCCAACACCGCCAGCGTCTGCGCGGCGCTGCGGCGGGCCGGGGCGACGCCCGAGATCTGTGACGATCCCGGGCGGCTCGCCGCGGCGGAGCGCCTGGTGCTGCCGGGCGTGGGCACCTTCGGCGCGGCGATGGCGCGCCTGGAGGAGCTCGGCGTCGTCGAGCTCCTCCGGGAGCGCCTCCGCGCGGGGAGGCCGACCCTCGGCATCTGCCTGGGCCTGCAGCTCCTCGCCGAGGGCAGCGAGGAGAGCCCGGGGGTGGAGGGCCTGGGCCTCTTGCCCCTCGAGGTCGGCGGCTTCCCCGCCGGGCTGCGCAGCCCGCAGATGGGCTGGAACGCGGTGGGGGAGGGCGAGGCCTACTTCGCCAACAGCTACCGCCTCGCCGAGGTGCCCGCGGGGTGGGAGGTCGCCTGGGCCTGGCACGGCGGCCCCTTCGTCGCCGCCCTCGAGCGCGGCGCCGTCCTGGCCTGCCAGTTCCACCCCGAGCTCTCCGGCGCCTTCGGCCAGGGGCTGCTGGAGCGCTGGCTCGCCGGGCAGCCCGCCCTCGCCCCCTCGAGCGGCCCCCGGGAGGCACGGCTGCGCCGCCGGATCATCCCCTGCCTCGACACCCGCGACGGCCGGGTGGTGAAGGGCGTGCGCTTCCAGGGGCTGCGCGACCTGGGCGATCCGGTGGAGCTCGTCTCCGAGTACCAGCGGCAGGGGGCCGACGAGATCGTCCTCCTCGACGTCTCGGCGACCCCCGAGGGGCGGGGGCACGCGCTCGAGACGGTGCGGGCGGTGCGCGAGGTCCTCTCGCTGCCCCTCTCGGTGGGAGGCGGCGTGCGCACGCCCGAGGACGCCGCGGCCCTCCTCGGGGCGGGCGCCGACAAGGTCGGCGTGAACAGCGCCGCGGTGGAGCGGCCCGAGCTGATCGGCGAGCTCTCCCGGCGCTTCGGCCGCCAGTGCACGGTCCTCTCCCTCGACGCCGCGCGCAGCGGCGAGGGCTGGGAGGTGGTCGTGCGCTCGGGCACGGTGCGCACCGGCAAGGACGCCCTCGCCTGGGCGGTGGAGGGGGTCGAGCGGGGGGCCGGTGAGATCCTGCTCACCTCCTGGGACCGGGACGGAACCCGCAGCGGCTACGACACCGAGCTGTTGCGGGAGGTGAGCCGGCGGGTGTCGGTGCCGGTCATCGCCTCCGGGGGCGCCTCGGGGCCCGAGCACCTGGCCGAGGCCCTCGACGCCGGGGCCGAGGCGGTCCTGGCGGCGTCCATCTTCCACGAGGGGAGCTACACCGTCCCCGACCTCAAGCGCGCGCTGGCCGGAGCGGCCGGGCGCTGGGAGCTGCGCTCATGA